One window of Hylemonella gracilis genomic DNA carries:
- a CDS encoding ABC transporter ATP-binding protein: protein MTMAMNSAPPVSALELRGVTKRFGKSEIIRGIDLTVQQGERVAVIGPNGAGKSTLFNLISGRFGPSSGEILLKGQRIDGLRPYEIYRKGLARSFQITNIFPKLSVMENLRCAVLWSLGYRYTFWRFLVGLHDVNARVTELMTMIRLDRRRDTLAVNLTYAEQRALEIGITIAGGAEVILLDEPTAGMSQSETTRFIGLIREVTEGKTLLTVEHDMGVVFGLADRIAVVVYGELLAFDTPEAVRANARVQEAYLGSVVADAQAEARP, encoded by the coding sequence ATGACCATGGCCATGAATTCCGCGCCTCCCGTGAGCGCCCTGGAACTCCGGGGCGTCACCAAGCGTTTTGGCAAGTCCGAGATCATCCGTGGCATTGACCTGACGGTGCAACAGGGCGAGCGCGTGGCCGTGATCGGCCCCAACGGCGCCGGCAAGTCCACGCTGTTCAATCTGATCAGCGGGCGCTTCGGACCGAGCTCGGGCGAGATCCTGCTCAAGGGCCAGCGCATCGACGGCCTGCGCCCTTACGAGATCTACCGCAAGGGCCTGGCGCGCAGCTTCCAGATCACCAACATCTTCCCCAAGCTCAGCGTGATGGAAAACCTGCGCTGCGCGGTGCTCTGGAGCCTGGGCTACCGCTACACCTTCTGGCGCTTTCTGGTCGGCCTGCACGACGTGAACGCGCGCGTGACGGAGCTGATGACCATGATCCGGCTGGACCGGCGGCGCGACACGCTGGCCGTGAACCTCACCTATGCCGAGCAGCGCGCGCTGGAGATCGGCATCACCATCGCGGGCGGGGCCGAGGTCATCCTGCTCGACGAGCCGACCGCCGGCATGAGCCAGAGCGAGACCACGCGCTTCATCGGACTGATCCGCGAGGTGACCGAGGGCAAGACCCTGCTGACCGTGGAGCATGACATGGGCGTGGTTTTCGGCCTGGCCGACAGGATTGCCGTGGTGGTCTACGGCGAGTTGCTGGCCTTTGACACCCCCGAGGCCGTGCGCGCCAACGCGCGCGTGCAGGAGGCGTATCTGGGCTCGGTGGTTGCAGATGCGCAGGCGGAGGCCAGGCCATGA
- a CDS encoding ArsR/SmtB family transcription factor: MKKEKAASLIAEDEAVAALSALAQAQRLRVFRALVVAGPQGLTPGVLSVQLDVAPSGLSFHLKALLHAGLISSEPDGRHLVYRADFPRMNGLLDYLTEHCCQGAACDVAPAGKAAPTSKGGRKTVCC; the protein is encoded by the coding sequence ATGAAAAAGGAAAAAGCAGCCAGCCTGATCGCCGAAGACGAGGCCGTCGCCGCCCTGTCTGCGTTGGCGCAAGCCCAGCGCCTACGTGTCTTCCGCGCCCTGGTCGTGGCCGGACCGCAAGGCCTGACCCCCGGCGTGCTGTCTGTACAGCTGGATGTCGCGCCCAGTGGCCTCTCTTTCCACCTCAAGGCCTTGCTGCACGCAGGCCTGATCAGCAGCGAACCCGATGGACGACACCTGGTCTACCGCGCCGATTTCCCGCGCATGAATGGCCTGCTGGACTACCTGACCGAGCACTGCTGCCAGGGTGCAGCCTGCGATGTCGCCCCGGCGGGCAAAGCCGCGCCCACCTCGAAAGGCGGGCGCAAGACCGTCTGCTGCTGA
- a CDS encoding ABC transporter ATP-binding protein — MLQVRNLHAYYGKSHVLHGVNFAVGEGEIVALLGRNGSGRSTTAKAIMGLVDCTGDLRWRERAFQGRKAYEVAHLGLGYVPENRDIFPDLTVHQNLMLGVKRSGPGRASRWSYDDMYTLFPRLRERQHTPGGVLSGGEQQMLTLCRTLMGDPDLIIIDEPTEGLAPKIVELVGQYLQTLKARGVSVLLIEQKLTIAMTISDRVLVMGHGSIVFEGSPEALRANGAVRKEWLEV; from the coding sequence CTGCTGCAGGTCCGTAACCTGCATGCCTATTACGGCAAGAGCCATGTGCTGCACGGTGTGAACTTCGCGGTGGGCGAAGGCGAGATCGTGGCCCTGCTCGGGCGCAATGGCTCAGGCCGCTCGACCACCGCCAAGGCCATCATGGGCCTGGTGGACTGCACGGGCGATCTGCGTTGGCGGGAGCGCGCTTTCCAGGGCCGCAAGGCCTACGAAGTCGCGCACCTGGGCCTGGGTTACGTGCCGGAGAACCGCGACATCTTTCCCGATCTCACGGTGCACCAGAATCTGATGCTGGGCGTGAAGCGCAGTGGGCCGGGCCGGGCCAGTCGCTGGTCCTACGATGACATGTACACCCTGTTCCCGCGCCTGCGGGAACGCCAGCACACGCCCGGCGGGGTGCTGTCCGGTGGTGAGCAGCAGATGCTGACGCTGTGCCGCACCCTGATGGGTGACCCGGACCTCATCATCATCGACGAGCCCACCGAGGGCCTCGCGCCCAAGATTGTCGAACTGGTGGGGCAATACCTTCAGACGCTGAAGGCGCGCGGCGTGTCGGTGCTGCTGATCGAGCAAAAGCTCACCATCGCGATGACGATCTCAGACCGTGTGCTCGTGATGGGCCACGGCAGCATCGTGTTCGAAGGCTCGCCCGAGGCGCTGCGCGCCAACGGCGCGGTGCGCAAGGAGTGGCTGGAAGTCTGA
- a CDS encoding arsenate reductase ArsC, giving the protein MNPKIYNVLFICTGNSARSILAEAILNELGQGRFQAWSAGSHPKGVVHPLTLKTLAAHRIPTEGFHSKGWEEFARPGAPVMDFVFTVCDQAAGEVCPVWPGQPVSAHWGLPDPAGVEGNEEAQERAFRAAFVTMKRRIELILALPLDKLDRLAIQQGVRAIGAPAQEVA; this is encoded by the coding sequence ATGAACCCGAAAATCTACAACGTACTGTTCATCTGCACCGGCAATTCCGCCCGCTCCATCCTGGCCGAAGCCATCCTCAATGAACTCGGACAAGGCCGTTTCCAGGCCTGGTCCGCCGGTAGCCATCCCAAGGGCGTGGTGCATCCGCTGACCTTGAAAACCCTGGCCGCCCACCGCATTCCGACCGAAGGTTTTCACAGCAAGGGCTGGGAGGAATTCGCGCGACCCGGCGCGCCCGTGATGGACTTCGTGTTCACGGTCTGCGACCAGGCCGCGGGTGAAGTCTGCCCGGTCTGGCCCGGACAGCCGGTGTCGGCGCACTGGGGCCTGCCCGACCCGGCGGGAGTGGAAGGCAACGAGGAAGCGCAAGAGCGCGCTTTCCGCGCGGCCTTCGTGACCATGAAACGGCGCATTGAGCTGATACTGGCCTTGCCCCTGGACAAGCTGGATCGCCTGGCGATCCAGCAGGGGGTGCGGGCCATCGGCGCCCCTGCGCAGGAGGTCGCCTGA
- the arsB gene encoding ACR3 family arsenite efflux transporter, with protein MKKQDMNLFERYLTLWVALCIVAGVALGLWLPKLFQTIGRMEVAQVNLPVGLLIWVMIIPMLVKVDFGALREVRSHWRGMGVTLFVNWLVKPFSMALLGWLFIRQLFAPWLPADQIDSYIAGLILLAAAPCTAMVFVWSRLTGGNPLFTLTQVALNDGIMLIAFAPLVALLLGLAAITVPWATLLISVLLYIVVPLLIAQLWRRALLARGPAAFDAAMRRIGPWSMVALLLTLVLLFAFQGEAILRQPLVIALLAVPILIQVFFNSALAYILNRAVGEKHDIACPSALIGASNFFELAVAAAISLFGFESGAALATVVGVLIEVPVMLLVVRVVNRSKGWYERGAAPAP; from the coding sequence ATGAAAAAACAGGACATGAACCTTTTCGAGCGCTACCTCACGCTGTGGGTGGCCCTGTGCATCGTGGCGGGCGTGGCACTGGGACTATGGCTGCCCAAGTTATTCCAGACCATCGGTCGCATGGAAGTCGCGCAGGTCAACCTGCCTGTGGGCCTGCTGATCTGGGTGATGATCATCCCCATGCTGGTCAAGGTGGACTTCGGCGCGCTGCGCGAGGTGCGCTCGCATTGGCGCGGCATGGGCGTCACGCTGTTCGTGAACTGGCTGGTCAAACCCTTCTCGATGGCCCTGCTGGGCTGGCTCTTCATCCGCCAACTGTTCGCGCCCTGGCTGCCCGCCGACCAGATTGACAGCTACATTGCGGGGCTGATCCTGCTGGCGGCCGCGCCCTGCACCGCCATGGTCTTCGTCTGGAGCCGCCTGACTGGCGGCAACCCGCTGTTCACGCTGACCCAGGTGGCACTCAACGACGGCATCATGCTGATCGCCTTCGCGCCGCTGGTGGCGCTCTTGCTGGGCCTGGCCGCGATCACCGTGCCCTGGGCCACGCTGCTGATCTCGGTGTTGCTCTACATCGTTGTGCCGCTGCTCATCGCCCAGCTCTGGCGGCGTGCGCTGCTGGCGCGCGGGCCCGCCGCCTTCGACGCAGCCATGCGCAGGATCGGCCCGTGGTCGATGGTGGCCTTGCTGCTCACGCTGGTGCTGTTGTTCGCCTTCCAGGGCGAAGCCATCCTGCGCCAGCCGTTGGTCATCGCCCTGCTGGCCGTGCCCATCCTGATCCAGGTCTTCTTCAATTCGGCGCTGGCCTACATACTCAATCGCGCCGTGGGCGAAAAGCACGACATCGCCTGCCCCTCGGCGCTGATCGGCGCGTCCAACTTCTTCGAACTGGCCGTGGCCGCCGCCATCAGCCTGTTTGGCTTTGAGTCGGGCGCGGCGCTGGCCACCGTGGTCGGCGTGCTGATCGAGGTGCCCGTGATGCTGCTGGTGGTGCGCGTGGTCAACCGCAGCAAGGGCTGGTACGAGCGCGGCGCCGCGCCCGCGCCATAA
- a CDS encoding ArsI/CadI family heavy metal resistance metalloenzyme yields the protein MKRFHVHLHVQDLNQNVTFYSALFGLAPARTESDYAKWMLQDPPVNFAISTRGAQTGLDHLGFQVESDEELRALKSRAEQAELALRDEGETTCCYTRSNKYWLTDPQGLAWEQFHTLDHIPTFSATADTNAAIACCPPAAKAAPRGKPVGIAVKSTSSCC from the coding sequence ATGAAACGCTTTCACGTCCACCTGCACGTCCAGGACCTGAACCAGAACGTCACCTTCTACAGCGCCCTCTTCGGGCTGGCGCCGGCTCGCACGGAAAGCGATTACGCCAAGTGGATGCTGCAGGATCCGCCGGTCAATTTCGCCATTTCCACGCGGGGCGCGCAGACAGGGTTGGATCACCTGGGTTTCCAGGTCGAATCGGACGAGGAACTGCGCGCGCTCAAGTCCCGGGCTGAACAGGCCGAGCTGGCGCTGCGCGATGAAGGTGAAACCACCTGCTGCTATACCCGCAGCAACAAGTACTGGCTGACCGATCCGCAGGGCCTGGCCTGGGAGCAGTTCCACACGCTGGACCACATCCCCACATTCAGCGCGACAGCCGATACCAACGCCGCCATCGCCTGCTGCCCGCCCGCGGCCAAGGCCGCGCCACGCGGCAAACCCGTGGGCATCGCGGTCAAGTCCACCTCGTCCTGCTGCTGA
- a CDS encoding branched-chain amino acid ABC transporter substrate-binding protein, whose protein sequence is MKRMYKLGSALGGFAATAVLLASLGISTASAQTQGQTVKIAWIDPLSGLMAPVGSNQLRSFQFFGEKFSGAGNPAGVKFEVIGLDNKLSPQESVNQLKAAIDQGVRYVTQGNGTSVAVALIDAIAKHNERNPGQEVVFLNHSAIDPDLTGVKCNYWHFRFDADTSMKMGAMTSFIKDQKDVKKVYLMNQNYAHGHQVAKYAKDLLAEKRPDVQIVGEDLTPLAQVRDFSPYIAKIKASGADTVITGNWGSDLALLVKAAIEGGYNGKFYTYYAGVTGTPTALGSGGAGKVYQVSYNTYYMGGDYEKWQQEYKDKFKDDYYTGSVYHIFRALGEAMAKAKSTDPVKVAKALEGLKFKSYNGDVEMRATDHQLQQPLFISVWQKADKKYKYTTESTDMTFAPVREFTSAQTSTPTVCQMQRP, encoded by the coding sequence ATGAAGCGTATGTACAAACTCGGCTCGGCGCTCGGCGGTTTCGCGGCTACGGCCGTGCTGCTGGCCAGTCTGGGAATATCAACGGCCTCGGCGCAGACCCAGGGTCAGACCGTCAAGATCGCCTGGATCGACCCGCTGTCCGGCCTGATGGCGCCGGTGGGCAGCAACCAGTTGCGCAGTTTTCAGTTTTTCGGCGAGAAGTTCAGCGGCGCGGGTAATCCGGCCGGCGTGAAATTTGAAGTGATCGGCCTGGACAACAAGCTCAGCCCGCAAGAGAGCGTGAACCAGCTCAAGGCCGCCATTGACCAGGGTGTGCGCTACGTCACGCAGGGCAATGGCACCTCGGTCGCGGTGGCCCTGATCGACGCGATCGCCAAGCACAACGAGCGCAATCCCGGCCAGGAGGTCGTGTTCCTCAACCACTCGGCCATCGACCCCGACCTCACCGGTGTCAAGTGCAATTACTGGCACTTCCGCTTCGACGCCGACACCTCCATGAAGATGGGCGCGATGACCAGTTTCATCAAGGACCAGAAGGATGTGAAGAAGGTCTACCTGATGAACCAGAACTACGCCCACGGGCATCAGGTGGCCAAGTACGCCAAGGACCTGCTGGCCGAGAAGCGGCCCGACGTGCAGATCGTGGGCGAGGACCTGACCCCGCTGGCCCAGGTGCGCGATTTCTCGCCCTACATCGCCAAGATCAAGGCATCGGGTGCCGACACCGTGATCACCGGCAACTGGGGTTCGGACCTGGCCTTGCTGGTCAAGGCCGCGATCGAAGGTGGCTACAACGGCAAGTTCTACACCTACTACGCCGGCGTGACCGGCACGCCCACGGCTCTGGGCAGTGGCGGCGCGGGCAAGGTCTACCAAGTCTCCTACAACACCTACTACATGGGTGGCGACTACGAGAAGTGGCAGCAGGAGTACAAGGACAAGTTCAAGGATGACTACTACACGGGCTCGGTCTATCACATCTTCCGCGCGTTGGGCGAGGCCATGGCCAAGGCCAAGTCCACCGACCCGGTGAAGGTGGCCAAGGCGCTCGAAGGCCTGAAGTTCAAGAGCTACAACGGCGACGTCGAAATGCGCGCCACCGACCACCAGCTCCAGCAACCCTTGTTCATCTCGGTCTGGCAAAAGGCAGACAAGAAGTACAAATACACCACGGAGTCCACGGACATGACCTTCGCGCCGGTGCGCGAGTTCACCTCGGCCCAGACCAGCACGCCCACGGTGTGCCAGATGCAGCGCCCGTGA
- a CDS encoding GNAT family N-acetyltransferase — protein MPAPTPPPLPLTAQDHPAVQAMLAQAHLPFEDLSPAAMPLFLGVRDPGPSHDGAPGNLIAIAGLEVHGDDGLLRSLLVLPEQRGRGLARELVRAQEAQANRLGLRRLVLLTETAADFFRALDYQDTDRATLSPRLQASPQFQQLCPASARCLSKSL, from the coding sequence ATGCCCGCTCCGACCCCCCCGCCGCTGCCGTTGACGGCGCAAGACCACCCCGCCGTCCAGGCCATGCTGGCCCAGGCCCACCTGCCTTTCGAAGACCTGTCGCCTGCGGCCATGCCCCTGTTCCTGGGTGTCCGCGACCCAGGACCCTCGCATGACGGCGCCCCTGGCAATCTGATCGCCATCGCCGGCCTGGAGGTGCATGGCGACGACGGCCTGCTGCGCTCCCTGCTCGTGTTGCCGGAGCAGCGTGGACGCGGCCTGGCACGCGAACTCGTGCGCGCCCAGGAGGCCCAGGCAAACCGCCTCGGGCTGCGCCGTCTGGTGCTGCTGACCGAAACCGCTGCCGATTTCTTTCGCGCACTGGACTACCAGGACACCGACCGCGCCACGCTGTCGCCCCGTCTGCAGGCCTCGCCCCAGTTCCAGCAACTCTGCCCTGCCTCGGCGCGCTGCCTGTCCAAATCGCTCTGA
- a CDS encoding branched-chain amino acid ABC transporter permease has product MEFFLISMLNGLSYGLLLFMLSSGLTLIFSMMGVLNFAHASFYMLGAYLGYTVARDFTGFWLGLIVAPLLVGMLGALFERLALRKVHAYGHVPELLITFGLSYIILELVQLVWGRLPLEFRPPELLQGPAFTLVHQLGGGAGGDGLEGGMHLVWGRAPAELCAAASSVVCSPFPATRGFMMLVALFMLVALWLMLTKSRIGLVIRASLSHPEMAQALGHNVPRVFMLVFGAGAALAGLAGVIGGSTFVTEPAMAATVGSVIFVVVVVGGLGSLSGAFLASVLIGVIQTFAVAFDYSLVHLFHALGLELSATARNNSILKLTLAQVAPILPYLFLVLILIFRPKGLLGTREE; this is encoded by the coding sequence ATGGAGTTCTTCCTCATCTCCATGCTCAACGGCTTGAGCTACGGGCTGCTGCTGTTCATGCTCAGTTCCGGCCTCACGCTGATCTTCAGCATGATGGGCGTGCTCAATTTCGCCCACGCGAGCTTCTACATGCTGGGCGCCTATCTGGGCTACACCGTGGCCCGGGATTTCACGGGCTTCTGGCTGGGCCTGATCGTCGCGCCCTTGCTCGTCGGCATGCTGGGTGCCCTGTTCGAGCGACTGGCACTGCGCAAGGTGCACGCCTATGGGCACGTGCCCGAGCTGTTGATCACCTTTGGGTTGTCCTACATCATCCTGGAACTCGTGCAACTGGTCTGGGGTCGCTTGCCGCTGGAATTCCGACCGCCGGAATTGCTGCAGGGCCCGGCCTTCACGCTGGTGCATCAACTCGGCGGCGGCGCGGGCGGGGATGGTCTTGAGGGTGGCATGCACCTGGTCTGGGGCCGCGCGCCCGCCGAGCTCTGCGCGGCGGCATCCAGTGTGGTGTGCTCGCCGTTCCCGGCCACGCGTGGCTTCATGATGCTGGTAGCCCTGTTCATGCTGGTGGCGCTTTGGCTCATGCTGACCAAGAGTCGCATCGGCCTTGTCATCCGCGCCTCACTCAGCCATCCCGAGATGGCGCAGGCCCTGGGCCACAACGTGCCACGTGTCTTCATGCTGGTCTTCGGCGCGGGCGCGGCGCTGGCCGGGCTGGCCGGGGTCATTGGTGGCAGCACCTTCGTGACAGAACCCGCCATGGCCGCCACGGTCGGTTCGGTGATTTTCGTGGTGGTGGTGGTGGGGGGCCTGGGTTCGCTCTCTGGGGCCTTCCTGGCCTCCGTGCTGATCGGCGTGATCCAGACCTTCGCGGTGGCTTTTGATTACTCGCTCGTCCATCTGTTCCATGCGCTGGGCCTGGAATTGAGCGCGACGGCACGCAACAATTCCATCCTCAAGCTCACGCTGGCGCAGGTGGCGCCCATCCTGCCCTACCTGTTCCTGGTGCTGATCCTCATCTTCAGGCCCAAGGGCCTGCTGGGCACGCGCGAAGAATGA
- a CDS encoding methyl-accepting chemotaxis protein — MVPRLKIRTGLWLVLGIFSMALWASAGLAWLGARQAARDIDATTQLDQRIRPLHETGRLLLTALVGMNNAYINLQRGDQIAATDEVRKASAAVQAAAKAFETYRAAVPPDDLHARRAVQAYERYARVLGLREEALYEVSLDRYVAASGEAEQADKDFDTALREAIVEGEAQRETLRLESEARATRSGGIAVGLFGLSLAMAALCLWFFRQRLLGPLNQAGQHFDRIAAGDLGGTVAGARQDEIGTLLTALDRMQGGLARTVASIRHGASSVDQGTRGIADGNLALSARTEQQAAALEQTAATLEELSAAVRQNAGQTSQTRDLARAASDEAALGGQAVARITETMQQVSTHARRIVDIVGIIDGIAFQTNLLALNAAVEAARAGPQGKGFAVVAGEVRSLAQRSARAAAEVKDLIEQSSASVALGEGQANEADRTMRQIVKSVEQLMQTLDQVALATAEQSDGIQQVSLAVTEMDRATQENAGLVEQTARAAKALKAQSDQLVETVSVFRLSPGTAADEAAPPSPAQATGSDFQPLLAHRAVGAQRLGRAFEHDAAVAHHEHTV; from the coding sequence ATGGTCCCCCGCTTGAAAATCCGCACCGGCCTCTGGCTGGTATTGGGCATTTTTTCCATGGCCCTCTGGGCCTCGGCCGGCCTGGCCTGGCTGGGCGCGCGCCAGGCCGCGCGCGACATCGATGCGACGACGCAGCTGGACCAGCGGATCCGCCCCCTGCACGAGACCGGCCGGCTGCTGCTGACGGCCCTGGTCGGCATGAACAACGCCTACATCAATCTGCAGCGCGGGGACCAGATCGCGGCCACCGATGAGGTACGCAAAGCCTCGGCCGCGGTCCAGGCCGCCGCAAAGGCCTTCGAGACCTACCGTGCTGCGGTGCCGCCCGACGACCTGCACGCGCGTCGAGCCGTGCAGGCCTACGAGCGCTATGCGCGGGTGCTGGGCCTGCGCGAGGAAGCGCTGTACGAAGTGTCTCTGGACCGTTACGTCGCCGCCAGTGGCGAGGCCGAGCAGGCCGACAAGGACTTCGATACTGCCCTGCGCGAAGCGATCGTCGAAGGCGAGGCGCAACGCGAGACGCTACGCCTTGAGTCCGAGGCACGCGCCACCCGCTCAGGCGGCATCGCTGTGGGGTTGTTCGGCCTGTCGCTGGCCATGGCCGCGCTCTGCCTCTGGTTCTTCCGCCAGCGCCTGCTCGGGCCGCTGAACCAGGCGGGTCAGCACTTCGACCGGATCGCGGCCGGTGACCTGGGTGGCACGGTGGCCGGCGCGCGACAGGACGAGATCGGCACGCTGCTGACCGCGCTGGACCGCATGCAGGGCGGGCTGGCCCGCACCGTGGCAAGCATCCGGCACGGCGCCTCGTCGGTGGACCAGGGCACCCGCGGCATCGCTGACGGCAACCTGGCCCTGTCGGCACGCACTGAGCAACAGGCGGCCGCGCTGGAACAGACGGCCGCCACGCTGGAAGAGCTGTCGGCCGCCGTGCGGCAGAACGCCGGGCAGACAAGCCAGACCCGCGACCTGGCCCGCGCCGCCTCGGACGAAGCCGCCCTGGGCGGTCAGGCCGTGGCCCGGATCACGGAGACCATGCAGCAGGTCTCGACCCATGCGCGGCGCATCGTGGACATCGTGGGCATCATCGATGGCATCGCCTTCCAGACCAATCTGCTGGCGCTCAATGCCGCGGTGGAGGCGGCCCGCGCGGGCCCTCAAGGCAAGGGCTTCGCCGTGGTGGCCGGCGAGGTGCGCTCGCTGGCGCAACGCAGCGCGCGGGCCGCGGCCGAGGTCAAGGACCTGATCGAACAATCCTCGGCCAGCGTGGCGCTGGGCGAAGGTCAGGCCAACGAAGCTGACCGCACGATGCGGCAGATCGTGAAGTCGGTCGAGCAACTGATGCAGACCCTGGATCAGGTCGCGCTGGCCACGGCCGAGCAGTCCGACGGCATTCAACAGGTCAGTCTGGCCGTCACCGAGATGGACCGCGCCACACAGGAAAACGCCGGCCTGGTCGAGCAGACCGCGCGCGCCGCCAAGGCGCTCAAGGCGCAGTCCGATCAGTTGGTGGAAACGGTCTCGGTGTTCCGTCTCTCGCCCGGCACGGCCGCGGACGAGGCAGCGCCCCCGTCGCCGGCCCAGGCTACGGGCTCAGACTTCCAGCCACTCCTTGCGCACCGCGCCGTTGGCGCGCAGCGCCTCGGGCGAGCCTTCGAACACGATGCTGCCGTGGCCCATCACGAGCACACGGTCTGA
- a CDS encoding arsenate reductase ArsC, with amino-acid sequence MNTHVLILCTHNSARSVLAEGMLNHWAGRLGKHIQAHSAGSAPSGRVNPHALEALAQAGVDTTDFRSKTWDEFAGPDAPPMRVVITVCDQAAAEPCPYWPGSPVQVHWGYADPSKAPEDQKRQAFELTRQAIGYRMLQLAQLPLDTLNDAELQMALEAIEKS; translated from the coding sequence ATGAACACCCATGTCCTGATCCTCTGCACCCACAACTCGGCGCGCAGCGTGCTCGCCGAAGGTATGCTAAACCACTGGGCTGGCCGGCTCGGCAAGCACATCCAGGCCCACAGCGCGGGCAGCGCGCCCAGCGGCCGCGTCAACCCCCACGCCCTCGAGGCGCTGGCCCAGGCCGGCGTGGACACCACCGACTTCCGCTCCAAGACCTGGGACGAATTCGCAGGCCCTGACGCGCCCCCCATGCGCGTGGTCATCACCGTCTGCGACCAGGCCGCGGCCGAACCCTGCCCCTACTGGCCCGGCAGCCCGGTGCAGGTGCATTGGGGTTACGCTGACCCGTCCAAGGCCCCCGAAGACCAGAAACGCCAGGCCTTCGAACTGACGCGGCAGGCCATCGGCTACCGCATGCTGCAACTGGCGCAATTGCCACTCGACACCCTGAACGACGCGGAACTGCAGATGGCGCTCGAAGCCATTGAGAAGAGCTGA
- a CDS encoding branched-chain amino acid ABC transporter permease, which translates to MTPLSFNWGRWLIWSLFALMLLTMPRLFTSSLAVSLLSQMGVAIIACLSYNMLLGQGGMLSFGHAVYSGLGAYMTIHALNMMSGLAKAGSPFVPVSLLPLVGGLAGLFFAFLFGFVTTKKAGTSFAMITLGMAELVFAMSLMFSEFFGGEAGVTANRVVGKPVLQGIFDKGISYGSGVQVYYLIAVYTFVCVALMYAFTRTPLGRILNAVRDNPERVEFIGYSTQRVRYLAFMVAGFFAGIAGGLGAILFEIVTAEVVGPLRSGGYLLFTFLGGATVFFGPIIGGVLLVLASVMLSELTKAWLLYLGLIFLFMVMYAPGGVASLILMNLRVAKFGFWGRIAKSTLGLMLSGAFALLGAAVLIEMVYHRQLNVTLGSEVAFMGLMLDVHRPATWLGALGFTVAGLAWFEWTRRHYVRRWGEVQSRIERIIKHREGL; encoded by the coding sequence ATGACCCCACTATCCTTCAACTGGGGGCGCTGGCTCATCTGGAGTCTGTTCGCCCTGATGCTGCTGACCATGCCGCGGCTGTTCACCAGCAGCCTCGCGGTCAGCCTGCTGTCTCAGATGGGCGTCGCCATCATCGCCTGCCTGTCCTACAACATGCTGCTGGGGCAGGGCGGCATGCTGAGTTTCGGCCACGCGGTCTACTCGGGCCTGGGCGCTTACATGACCATCCACGCGCTCAACATGATGAGCGGCCTGGCCAAGGCGGGCAGTCCTTTCGTGCCGGTCAGCCTGCTGCCGCTGGTGGGCGGTCTGGCTGGTCTGTTCTTCGCCTTTCTTTTTGGCTTCGTCACGACCAAGAAAGCAGGCACGTCCTTCGCCATGATCACCCTGGGCATGGCCGAGCTGGTGTTCGCCATGTCCCTGATGTTCTCGGAGTTCTTCGGCGGCGAGGCGGGCGTCACGGCCAATCGGGTGGTAGGCAAGCCGGTGCTGCAGGGCATCTTTGACAAGGGGATCAGCTATGGCTCCGGCGTGCAGGTGTACTACCTGATCGCGGTCTACACCTTTGTCTGCGTCGCGCTGATGTACGCCTTCACGCGCACGCCGCTGGGGCGCATTCTCAATGCCGTGCGGGACAACCCCGAACGCGTGGAGTTCATCGGCTACAGCACGCAGCGCGTGCGCTACCTGGCCTTCATGGTCGCGGGCTTCTTCGCGGGCATTGCAGGTGGCCTGGGCGCCATCCTGTTCGAGATCGTCACGGCCGAGGTGGTGGGGCCGCTGCGCTCGGGCGGCTACCTGCTCTTCACCTTCCTGGGCGGTGCCACGGTGTTTTTCGGTCCGATCATCGGCGGGGTGCTGCTGGTGCTGGCCTCCGTGATGCTGTCGGAGCTGACCAAGGCCTGGTTGCTCTATCTGGGTCTGATCTTTCTGTTCATGGTCATGTACGCGCCGGGTGGCGTGGCCAGCCTCATTCTGATGAACCTGCGCGTGGCGAAATTCGGTTTCTGGGGGCGCATCGCGAAAAGCACGCTGGGCCTGATGTTGAGCGGCGCGTTCGCGTTGCTGGGTGCCGCAGTGCTGATCGAGATGGTCTACCACCGGCAACTCAACGTGACCCTCGGCTCGGAGGTGGCGTTCATGGGCCTGATGCTGGATGTGCATCGGCCTGCAACGTGGCTTGGCGCGCTCGGGTTCACCGTGGCGGGCCTGGCATGGTTCGAGTGGACGCGCCGCCACTATGTGCGCCGCTGGGGCGAGGTGCAGTCCCGCATCGAGCGCATCATCAAGCACAGGGAAGGGCTGTGA